The DNA window ATTAACAAAACTTCTAACTCAAGCAATGGACATTAAAGTTTTAGTAAGAGTTCTTGCGTGAAATTCAAGCGTTTATTTATTTTAGAGAAGTTCTTTAGGAGCATCAAAGGCTCTTTTTTTAGGAAAGGCCTCAAGGTATAAGTTTTTTTCTGAAAATCTATGATATGTTTTATAGCTAATGTAATAACACTCTCTTAAAGTGTTTCTTGTGTAGCTTCCTTTTAAGTTGGTGTTCTTGAATATTCCTTTTTTACTTAATGAGTCAGAGGCAGAACGGGCATAGTATAAAACTTCATCAATCTTTTTTATACAAAGCCCTATGCATTGAGCTCTTTCAAAAAACTCGCTGTCCGCGCAAGATCGAACCAAGTCAAAATATCCTAAACGATCTTTTAATACAGTTGCATTTATAAAAAATGTGATCAAGCCTTTACGATAAGGGCTTCCTAGCCATGTAGCTTCAATTTCTCCTTGGTTATTAAACCTGATATAGTCAGAAAAAACAGCATCAATATCCATATTGCTCTTTATTGCATCTAAGGATGTTGCAATTCGATCGGGTCTTGATATATCGTCCGAATCATGGAATGTGATGTACTGTCCTGTACTCTGGGTTATCCCGTAATTTCTGCAGTAATAGCTTCCACGATTTTGTTCAAGTCTATAATAATGTATCCTACTGTCTGTTTCTGATATGTTTTGAACAATGGATTTCGTATTATCTGTTGAGCAATCATCAACAACAATGACTTCAATATTTTTATGGTTCTGTGTTTGAATTGAGGCAATGGCCTGGGCAATTGTTTTTTCTGCATTGTATACGGGTAGAATAACAGACACGGTTTCCAAGTGTGAGCTGGTATGATTAGTTTTTAAATTATAAAGTGAACCATTGGAATGGAACTCGATGCATGTGTTTTCATTTTTATATGCATTGGTAAATGAAAGCAATTGAATAGGGTTTTTGGTGAACAACTCTTTAAATGGATTTTGAGTAGAATAAGTTTTGCCTAATATGGCGAGCATGTTTTTATCAAAACCAGAATCATTGAAGTATTTATTCTTTGGCGATATGTAATGGCAAGAATCTTTTGGCTTGCAATAAAGTCTACATGCATAGAGCAACTGAAAAACTATTTTTAAGGGTCTTATAGCTTGCAAGCTTTTAATATAATAAAATGTTTGTAGTTGCCATTGATAGAAGATTTTTTTTATCGTTGACATAAATGAGCGTATTCTTAGCTGGATTGTTCATACTGTTCAATAACGTCTTTAGGGTCGCCAAAAGCCTTACTGACGCCTTTTTCAATCCATAAAACTTTGTTGCATAAATTTAAAATTGTATCACGGTTATGAGATGTGATGATAGCTGTTGAGTCTGTGTGTTGAATTTTTTCTTTTAAAGCAGCAGTTGATTTTTTCTTAAAGTCACGGTCACCTACACCCAAAACTTCATCAACAAGTAGAATATCAGGTGTAAGCATGAGAGCTGTTGAAAAACCCAACCTTGATTGCATTCCTGATGAGTAGGTTTCAACTGGATCATCAATAAAGTTTTCTAGTTCGGAAAATTCTATGATTTTATCCATCGAAGCAATGATTTTCTTTCGTTCTATTCCAAGAGCTAAACCTAAAAGCATAATGTTTTTTCTGCCACTTAGGTTTTTCATGATCCCTGTATTAATGGTTAAAAGCATTGCTTTATTATTATAAGTATTAACTGTTCCTTTATCCGATGAAATAACGTCTCCAATAAGAAGCAGTGTTGTGCTTTTGCCTGCACCATTGTTGCCAACAATGCCAAGAACATCACCTTTGTTAATTTCAAAGCTTACATCTTTAATAGCCCAGTGACCTTTAGGACTATTAAAAATATTTTTTATAAAGTTTTTGCGATGTTTTTTATAAAAAACACCAACATGGTCAAAAGTCACTGCTGGAGTCGTTGTTTTTTTATTAGAGGGCAATTTTTGCATATTTTTTATCCAGTTTTTTTATGATACTATAACCTGCTACATAAAATATAAGTCCGCTCGACAGTAAAAGTGTTATGGTATAGAGCGTAGGAGGTGTACCCTTCATGATAAGATCACGAAAT is part of the bacterium genome and encodes:
- a CDS encoding glycosyltransferase family 2 protein: MLAILGKTYSTQNPFKELFTKNPIQLLSFTNAYKNENTCIEFHSNGSLYNLKTNHTSSHLETVSVILPVYNAEKTIAQAIASIQTQNHKNIEVIVVDDCSTDNTKSIVQNISETDSRIHYYRLEQNRGSYYCRNYGITQSTGQYITFHDSDDISRPDRIATSLDAIKSNMDIDAVFSDYIRFNNQGEIEATWLGSPYRKGLITFFINATVLKDRLGYFDLVRSCADSEFFERAQCIGLCIKKIDEVLYYARSASDSLSKKGIFKNTNLKGSYTRNTLRECYYISYKTYHRFSEKNLYLEAFPKKRAFDAPKELL
- a CDS encoding ABC transporter ATP-binding protein; the protein is MQKLPSNKKTTTPAVTFDHVGVFYKKHRKNFIKNIFNSPKGHWAIKDVSFEINKGDVLGIVGNNGAGKSTTLLLIGDVISSDKGTVNTYNNKAMLLTINTGIMKNLSGRKNIMLLGLALGIERKKIIASMDKIIEFSELENFIDDPVETYSSGMQSRLGFSTALMLTPDILLVDEVLGVGDRDFKKKSTAALKEKIQHTDSTAIITSHNRDTILNLCNKVLWIEKGVSKAFGDPKDVIEQYEQSS